Genomic DNA from Bartonella alsatica:
GATTTCTCCCCCACGAGAAACTGTTGCATTTGCAACCAATAACAAATTAAGCAAAAATTTAACTTCATTCTTTGGTAAAAGCAGAGCAGGAGCTTGCCATTTTAAAATTGCTTTTTCTTCCTTCATATATTGTTGAGCCACCTGCTCAGCAGAACGTATATCCATTTTTTCCGCATTTGCACCTGCAAAGCCAAAAGCCAATCGCGCAAATTGTAAACGTGCAGAAGCACTAGCGACGGACCAACGCACCAATTGCAAAGCATCTTCTTCAGCTCCTCCCTCATCATAGAGCTCCATAGCATTTTGAATAGCACCAACAGGTGAAATCAAATCATGGCAAAGACGGCTACAAAGCAAAGCAGCAAGATCCGTAGGCTTCAAAGAAACAGCTAATGTCATAATTATTGAGAACTCCCAGACTTAAAAACAAGATTTTTTTTAAAATAAAATTCTTAACATCCAATACATATACATATAAGAAACTTAAAAAATACGCGGAAATTTTTTCCGAAACAAATTCAAGAATTTAAATAACCTTACATCTTATTTTTTATTTGAATAGAATGAAAATCCTAATATTATCTTTTTGTTTATAACTAATAAAAGGAAAAAACTCTATGGCTCTCTCTCTTCTAACACACTGGTACAAAAGCACTGTATCTGTAATCTTCCTTTTATTCGTCATCATAAATACTGCTAATGCCCAACTCAAACCAATACAACAAAACGAACCTTATTATTCGCTGCAAGAAATTATCGATTCCGGTCATATTTTTTTTGGAAAAACTACCGGCGGTATAGCAGCAGCAATTCAAAATATCTTTTCACAATACGGTTATCCAAATGCCTATATTTTAGGGGAAGAAGCTTCTGGAGCCTTTTTCGCTGGATTAACCTATGGCGAAGGAGAGATTTTTACAAAAATTTACGGTCAGCAGAAAGTTTTTTGGCAAGGTCCTTCTGTAGGATGGGATTTTGGTGGCCAAGGTTCCCGTTTAATGATTTTAGTTTACGATCTTAATAATATAAATAATTTATGGGGACGCTATGGTGGTATTTCAGGTTCGGCCTATTTAATTGCAGGTGTTGGTTTTCATGTCCTGAAACGTCACAATGTCTTATTAGTTCCGATACGGACAGGTATTGGGGCACGCCTCGGCATCAATGTAGGATATTTAAAATTAACACCCAAACCAACATGGAACCCATTTTAAACAA
This window encodes:
- the chpT gene encoding histidine phosphotransferase ChpT; its protein translation is MTLAVSLKPTDLAALLCSRLCHDLISPVGAIQNAMELYDEGGAEEDALQLVRWSVASASARLQFARLAFGFAGANAEKMDIRSAEQVAQQYMKEEKAILKWQAPALLLPKNEVKFLLNLLLVANATVSRGGEITVMIMQDENKRSFRFEILGKTLRIPSHFIALYKGDIKEELIDAHVIQFYYTMLLAQMTDMKIDIDETDNCIILESVKRL
- a CDS encoding DUF1134 domain-containing protein — translated: MALSLLTHWYKSTVSVIFLLFVIINTANAQLKPIQQNEPYYSLQEIIDSGHIFFGKTTGGIAAAIQNIFSQYGYPNAYILGEEASGAFFAGLTYGEGEIFTKIYGQQKVFWQGPSVGWDFGGQGSRLMILVYDLNNINNLWGRYGGISGSAYLIAGVGFHVLKRHNVLLVPIRTGIGARLGINVGYLKLTPKPTWNPF